The Epinephelus lanceolatus isolate andai-2023 chromosome 8, ASM4190304v1, whole genome shotgun sequence genome includes a window with the following:
- the lima1a gene encoding LIM domain and actin-binding protein 1a: MASAAPFSRRQWASQSLRVTAKELSIVSARGKNNAIAERFSKYQMAAEEGNAEKKKAVAEPLPSTLRSGNLSVLKKRWEQQQQQQQQPSTHRPQPQAFNAADHQTHIGQPAGPTPRPTSQIENQPLSQDQTTEVETQVHSETSETSSNQLTDMEVKPSRESEGAAAEVPESEKPSVPLNSLKMMFEKGENLTPDRVSREQTRGNNGNTANMDQMLGDGSLAESTPLRDRMALYQAAISKQEVSPSSVNSDQLDGFCGKQKENVPPCTLDLTPECEATSRKGLTSESNGSATGTPASSNQRDSSQPKTPKGFRLPARETCVSCLKTVYPLERLVANQHVYHSSCFRCSHCNTKLSLANYASLHNNVYCKPHFCQLFKAKGNYDEGFGHRPHKELWESKGESGETLPQPTTQTKPKSPASDLDSPSVEDSPLAKVNVLTANMEALGQGSAEKSDRPTETRRLKISWPPRTEGDDSPGRSGAAITTEEGSASKPIRPKWPPEDDSSPEQPRETPCLRRTSSLKERSLPFTLAEQASAPEARKPPPPVDDQQLSPEPTSMMELQHGGQSTDSQTPTEDSCVDVHTSSGEEEQEGEMKTENMPDHQEDDTPDEQPEEEEEQEEEEEQEEEEKMEDEEDGGVLEEEMPPLKLQETPTDMSSPEGEVEASRSSQDVGFWDSEEVEDKEEVEQQQEEALTVEEMIKRNRCYEDEEEEEDV; this comes from the exons GTTGCAGAACCTCTTCCCTCCACACTGCGTAGCGGGAATCTGAGTGTTTTAAAGAAACGCTgggaacaacaacagcagcagcagcagcagccgtccACCCATAGACCCCAACCTCAAGCCTTCAACGCTGCTGACCATCAGACCCACATCGGTCAACCAGCAGGCCCCACACCTAGACCCACATCACAGATCGAGAACCAGCCGCTCTCACAAGACCAGACCACTGAGGTGGAGACACAGGTTCACTCTGAGACCAGTGAGACCAGCTCCAACCAGCTGACAGACATGGAGGTGAAGCCCAGCAGAGAGTCAGAGGGAGCAGCAGCTGAAGTACCAGAGTCTGAGAAGCCCAGTGTTCCCCTCAACAGCCTCAAGATGATGTTTGAGAAGGGAGAGAACCTGACCCCAGACAGG GTGTCCAGAGAGCAAACAAGAGGAAACAACGGTAACACTGCCAACATGGACCAGATGCTAGGAG ATGGAAGTCTTGCAGAGTCGACTCCTCTCCGGGACAGGATGGCCCTCTACCAAGCTGCCATCTCCAAACAAGAAGTTTCTCCCTCCTCGGTCAAT AGTGATCAGCTGGACGGTTTCTGTGGGAAGCAGAAGGAGAACGTTCCTCCGTGCACTCTGGACCTG ACTCCAGAGTGTGAAGCAACCAGCAGAAAAGGTTTAACCTCAGAGAGCAACG GTTCTGCTACTGGCACTCCTGCATCCTCCAATCAGAGAGACTCCTCTCAGCCCAAGACTCCCAAA ggcTTCCGTCTGCCTGCGAGAGAGACCTGTGTGTCGTGTCTGAAGACGGTTTATCCCCTGGAGAGGCTGGTGGCCAATCAGCACGTTTACCACAGCTCCTGCTTCCGTTGCTCACACTGCAACACCAAACTCAG TTTGGCGAACTACGCCTCCCTCCACAACAACGTCTACTGCAAGCCGCACTTCTGCCAGCTCTTCAAGGCCAAAGGCAACTACGACGAGGGCTTCGGCCACCGGCCCCACAAGGAGCTGTGGGAGAGCAAAGGGGAGAGTGGCGAGACCTTGCCACAGCCCACTACTCAGACCAAGCCAAAGAGCCCGGCCTCAGACCTGGACAGCCCCAGTGTGGAGGACTCCCCGCTGGCTAAAGTCAACGTGCTGACAGCCAATATGGAGGCTCTGGGTCAGGGATCGGCAGAGAAGAGTGACAGACCCACTGAGACCCGCAGGCTGAAAATCTCCTGGCCGCCACGCACAGAGGGGGACGACTCACCTGGCCGCAGTGGAGCTGCAATAACCACAGAGGAGGGCTCCGCCAGCAAGCCCATCAGACCCAAGTGGCCCCCAGAGGACGACTCATCCCCAGAACAGCCCAGAGAGACGCCCTGCCTTCGCCGCACCTCCTCTCTGAAGGAGCGCAGCCTGCCCTTCACACTGGCAGAACAAGCTTCTGCTCCTGAGGCCAGAAAACCGCCTCCTCCTGTGGACGACCAACAGCTCAGCCCTGAACCCACCAGcatgatggagctgcagcacGGCGGCCAGTCGACAGACAGCCAGACACCCACCGAGGACAGCTGTGTGGACgtccacaccagctcaggagaggaggagcaggagggggAGATGAAGACTGAAAACATGCCGGACCATCAGGAAGATGACACCCCAGATGAACaacctgaggaggaggaggagcaggaggaggaggaggagcaggaggaggaggagaagatggaggatGAGGAAGATGGAGGTGTACTGGAGGAAGAGATGCCACCTCTGAAGCTGCAGGAGACGCCGACAGACATGTCGTCTCCTGAAGGTGAGGTGGAGGCCAGCCGGTCGTCTCAGGATGTGGGATTCTGGGACAGTGAGGAAGTGGAGGATaaggaggaggtggagcagcagcaggaggaggcgcTGACGGTGGAGGAGATGATCAAAAGAAACCGATGCTACGAGgacgaagaggaggaagaggatgtaTAA